One window of Bacillus alkalicellulosilyticus genomic DNA carries:
- a CDS encoding carbohydrate ABC transporter permease, giving the protein MDKVMSNKFIIALYVLPALILILVLIYIPIVMTGYYGLLSWDGIGEKLFIGLDNYIRLLSDDMFWRSTYHSFLLAVFSVLSLGGYLLVSVVLSGKIKGANLLRKIYLIPMLLSSVAIAQLWIKIYHPTNGVINRLLMSIGIENPPLWLADTKIVLFSIFIAIIWQYAGFYILIYYAALKNIPESLIDAAKIDGASPWQIAYKIKVPLIMGIIKVTIVLAVVGSLKYFDLIYVMTDGGPNGASEVMASFMYKQAFRMNDFGYGSASGFYLLLICLVVTWVIRKLTTTKDNVQY; this is encoded by the coding sequence GTGGATAAGGTCATGTCCAATAAATTTATCATCGCGCTATACGTGTTACCAGCATTAATCCTAATTTTAGTTCTTATTTACATACCGATCGTAATGACAGGCTATTATGGATTATTAAGTTGGGATGGGATTGGAGAGAAGCTATTCATTGGATTAGATAATTATATAAGACTTTTGTCTGATGATATGTTTTGGAGAAGTACCTATCACTCATTCTTATTAGCTGTCTTTTCCGTTCTTAGTTTGGGAGGGTATCTACTTGTTTCTGTGGTTCTCTCAGGCAAAATAAAAGGAGCAAATTTATTACGGAAAATATACTTAATCCCGATGCTTTTATCATCAGTAGCCATTGCTCAGCTATGGATAAAAATATATCATCCAACAAATGGTGTAATTAACAGACTTCTTATGTCTATCGGGATTGAAAACCCGCCATTATGGTTAGCTGATACGAAAATTGTGTTATTTTCAATTTTTATTGCTATTATATGGCAATATGCAGGCTTTTATATTTTGATTTATTATGCAGCCCTTAAAAATATTCCTGAGTCATTAATCGATGCAGCGAAAATAGACGGCGCGTCTCCATGGCAAATTGCTTATAAAATCAAAGTTCCTTTAATCATGGGAATTATTAAAGTAACCATTGTATTGGCCGTTGTTGGTTCACTAAAATATTTCGATTTGATTTATGTTATGACCGATGGTGGACCTAATGGGGCAAGTGAAGTAATGGCCTCATTCATGTACAAGCAAGCATTTAGAATGAATGATTTTGGATATGGAAGTGCTTCAGGCTTTTATCTCCTTCTTATTTGTTTAGTCGTTACATGGGTGATTCGTAAACTAACAACTACAAAAGATAATGTCCAATACTAA